One stretch of Pomacea canaliculata isolate SZHN2017 linkage group LG1, ASM307304v1, whole genome shotgun sequence DNA includes these proteins:
- the LOC112556715 gene encoding uncharacterized protein LOC112556715 isoform X1, whose translation MVGIVEQLTSHSLKNTFSVKLGQVTHHSYCSDCIICDSRVQSLNKIVCYRQELDEEERTRACSRNVEIDGLAVDMDAAFTVSPSKCFSMQDFIKADSTNGLLHCYFCQDTFEKVYDPYTDCQTNVSNVPVDTCLDTNKFCMTQRTTVKGITVSISRSCTDECYYGCMFYDFGVTQFICTSCCNYSLCNTDAGTRGSHHIISPPILVVTVAVGLWTSCIILKEEYLWRLLL comes from the exons ATGGTTGGCATTGTTGAACAGTTGACAAgtcacagtttaaaaaacacA TTTTCTGTCAAGCTGGGACAAGTAACACACCACTCTTATTGCAG TGATTGCATTATTTGTGACAGCAGGGTACAGAGTTTGAACAAGATCGTCTGCTACCGCCAAGAGTTGGATGAGGAAGAAAGGACCAGAGCCTGCAGCAGAAATGTTGAGATTGATGGGTTAGCCGTTGACATGGACGCCGCATTTACTGTGAGCCCTTCAAAGTGTTTCTCGATGCAAG ACTTCATCAAAGCAGACAGCACCAACGGTCTTTTGCATTGTTACTTTTGCCAAGACACTTTCGAGAAAGTCTACGATCCCTACACGGACTGCCAGACTAACGTCTCCAATGTGCCAGTGGACACCTGTCTCGACACCAATAAGTTTTGCATG ACTCAACGGACAACAGTGAAGGGCATCACCGTCAGTATTTCCCGCTCCTGCACAGATGAGTGTTACTACGGTTGTATGTTCTACGACTTTGGCGTCACACAGTTTATCTGCACGTCCTGTTGCAACTACTCGCTCTGCAATACCGACGCTGGTACAAGGGGATCACATCACATCATTAGCCCACCGATCTTAGTGGTCACCGTAGCTGTTGGCCTGTGGACCAGTTGCATCATACTGAAGGAAGAGTATTTGTGGAGGTTacttttgtga
- the LOC112556661 gene encoding DNA polymerase subunit gamma-2, mitochondrial-like isoform X4: MIKTNPQNTSSSTESSVRLVSLDSSSNPVDCALRASLSKECLEAYLSSLQMTSGQLPLSLASTGQCFNLKTEDKSSDNNSKLLNNGLCETHLLSQHYLPPVNVAQAVEFWTRKRLSWWKKFSTNPSKICSSTSSVTNGNKTSISRTIIGYSFPWGIEPLETIDNHGNSPLLDLESKSGPSPQVRHDKAVFHAHLLECQTSVESCMAAFLTDSYREKTVKATSSEKKQDIKKVLQLHPLLCPYHVALSVTGSKKKEVFILSQHVAKELREGNLSVLHLPRNSDSMESQYRRNDELGVPYTVVLSDQTLESGVIIIRSRDTSLKQQHHIKDLQSILLTNLHPTELVK, translated from the exons ATGATTAAAACTAATCCACAGAATACCAGTTCAAGCACTGAGTCTTCAGTAAGACTTGTCTCATTAGACTCAAG TTCTAATCCTGTGGATTGCGCACTGAGAGCATCTCTTTCTAAAG AATGTCTTGAAGCCTACCTATCATCACTACAAATGACCAGCGGACAGTTGCCTCTATCACTGGCCAGTACAGGCCAATGCTTTAACCTTAAGACTGAGGACAAGAGTTCGGACAATAACTCTAAGCTTTTAAACAA TGGGTTATGTGAAACTCACCTTCTATCCCAGCATTATTTACCACCAGTAAATGTGGCTCAGGCAGTAGAATTCTGGACAAGAAAACGCCTTAGTTGGTGGAAAAAA ttttcaacaaacccttCCAAAATATGCAGTTCCACATCATCAGTTACAAATGGCAATAAAACTAGCATCAGTAGAACCATTATTGGCTACAGCTTCCCATGGGGAATTGAACCACTTGAGACAATTGACAACCATGGCAACAGTCCTCTTCTTGATTTGGAATCAAAATCTGGCCCATCCCCTCAG GTCAGACACGACAAGGCAGTTTTCCACGCTCACCTCCTCGAATGCCAGACCAGTGTGGAGAGCTGCATGGCAGCATTTTTGACAGACAGCTACAGGGAGAAAACGGTTAAGGCCACCTCTTCAGAGAAAAAACAAGATATCAAGAAG GTCCTTCAGTTGCACCCACTGTTATGCCCTTACCACGTGGCCTTGTCTGTGACcggatcaaagaaaaaagaggtaTTCATTTTGTCCCAACATGTGGCAAAGGAACTAAGAGAGGGTAACCTTTCAGTCTTGCATCTGCCAAGAAATTCAGATTCCATGGAGTCTCAATACAGGAG gaATGATGAGCTAGGTGTTCCTTACACAGTGGTATTGAGTGACCAGACACTGGAGAGTGGTGTGATTATCATACGGAGCAGAGATACCAGTCTCAAG caaCAACACCACATTAAAGATCTTCAATCAATACTTCTGACTAATCTCCATCCCACAGAGCTTGTGAAGTAG
- the LOC112556642 gene encoding uncharacterized protein LOC112556642 isoform X2 produces the protein MTSSRSSRAASAYRSSRSHASSRAATPSARLVSPATYSAAPLQSASEGFLCPICREFVPASDRLSPQDKWAAYFKPNFLIRDIVEMYGRSKAHQQRPQRPVCSKHRSKALELYCNDCRAAVCDRCVSLDHRRCEHVVELAEAARRSQQAARQQQQTVTWLLRQLEARKRRCMMGRRDLERIERDIEARLEKEGQEVLRKVAEAVRMRKEALKREARENCKAGANVINTCLHECDEVANTLRALDRVLCGRLAADPLHLVGGQPGEEHINGSLQQLEQAVQRLETPCHFTVKLVIDDTAMTPILASLTLGKITNNVKEDGPEESTSSTLPVKSQRVSSAVSLPASGTLCSASSSSTHPSRPASQPSSRSFSQRGRVVSDSKLPALDRRALNPCSEDELSRPPPLPARRHSFTKTPVDSSDLTQPHLREPRRRKSQS, from the exons ATGACTTCGAGCAGAAGCTCACGTGCAGCATCTGCCTACAGGTCTTCCAGGAGCCACGCCTCCTCCCGTGCGGCCACACCTTCTGCCAGGCTTGTCTCACCAGCTACATACTCAGCCGCCCCCCTACAATCAGCCAGCGAG GGTTTTCTGTGTCCGATCTGCCGAGAATTTGTGCCCGCCTCTGACCGCCTTTCGCCGCAAGACAAATGGGCCGCCTACTTCAAGCCCAACTTCCTGATCCGGGACATTGTGGAGATGTATGGCCGCAGCAAAGCGCACCAGCAGCGCCCCCAGCGGCCCGTGTGCTCAAAGCACCGCAGCAAAGCGCTGGAGCTGTACTGCAACGATTGCCGCGCGGCAGTCTGTGACCGCTGCGTGTCACTGGACCACCGACGGTGCGAGCACGTGGTGGAGCTGGCGGAGGCGGCGCGGCGATCGCAGCAAGCCGcaaggcagcagcagcagacggTGACCTGGTTGCTGCGGCAGCTGGAGGCTCGGAAGCGGCGCTGCATGATGGGACGGCGTGACCTGGAACGCATCGAGCGCGACATCGAGGCCCGATTGGAGAAGGAGGGACAGGAAGTCTTGCGCAAGGTGGCCGAGgccgtgcgcatgcgcaaagagGCGCTGAAGCGAGAAGCCCGGGAAAACTGCAAGGCTGGCGCCAACGTCATCAACACTTGCCTACACGAGTGTGACGAGGTGGCCAACACCCTCCGGGCCTTGGACAGGGTGCTGTGTGGCAGACTCGCCGCTGACCCCCTCCACCTCGTGGGCGGACAGCCAGGGGAGGAGCACATCAACGGCAGTCTGCAACAACTGGAACAAGCTGTGCAGCGGCTGGAGACGCCGTGTCACTTCACGGTCAAGCTCGTCATAGACGACACGGCAATGACCCCCATCTTGGCCAGCCTGACGCTAGGGAAGATCACCAACAATGTAAAAGAGGATGGACCAGAGGAAAGCACGTCCTCTACATTACCGGTGAAATCTCAAAGAGTATCTTCTGCTGTCTCGCTACCTGCTTCTGGTACCTTGTGCAGTGCTTCCTCATCCTCTACACACCCTAGTCGACCAGCCAGTCAGCCCAGTTCGCGCTCTTTTTCTCAGCGTGGCCGCGTGGTGTCCGACTCCAAGCTACCGGCTCTCGATCGGCGGGCCTTGAACCCCTGTTCAGAAGACGAACTGTCGAGGCCCCCACCTCTTCCAGCAAGAAGACACAGCTTTACCAAGACGCCGGTGGATTCCAGCGACCTCACTCAGCCTCATCTTCGGGAGCCGAGAAGAAGAAAGTCGCAGTCTTGA
- the LOC112556642 gene encoding tripartite motif-containing protein 3-like isoform X1 produces MASTDDFEQKLTCSICLQVFQEPRLLPCGHTFCQACLTSYILSRPPTISQRGQQGFLCPICREFVPASDRLSPQDKWAAYFKPNFLIRDIVEMYGRSKAHQQRPQRPVCSKHRSKALELYCNDCRAAVCDRCVSLDHRRCEHVVELAEAARRSQQAARQQQQTVTWLLRQLEARKRRCMMGRRDLERIERDIEARLEKEGQEVLRKVAEAVRMRKEALKREARENCKAGANVINTCLHECDEVANTLRALDRVLCGRLAADPLHLVGGQPGEEHINGSLQQLEQAVQRLETPCHFTVKLVIDDTAMTPILASLTLGKITNNVKEDGPEESTSSTLPVKSQRVSSAVSLPASGTLCSASSSSTHPSRPASQPSSRSFSQRGRVVSDSKLPALDRRALNPCSEDELSRPPPLPARRHSFTKTPVDSSDLTQPHLREPRRRKSQS; encoded by the exons ATGGCAAGCACTGATGACTTCGAGCAGAAGCTCACGTGCAGCATCTGCCTACAGGTCTTCCAGGAGCCACGCCTCCTCCCGTGCGGCCACACCTTCTGCCAGGCTTGTCTCACCAGCTACATACTCAGCCGCCCCCCTACAATCAGCCAGCGAGGTCAGCAG GGTTTTCTGTGTCCGATCTGCCGAGAATTTGTGCCCGCCTCTGACCGCCTTTCGCCGCAAGACAAATGGGCCGCCTACTTCAAGCCCAACTTCCTGATCCGGGACATTGTGGAGATGTATGGCCGCAGCAAAGCGCACCAGCAGCGCCCCCAGCGGCCCGTGTGCTCAAAGCACCGCAGCAAAGCGCTGGAGCTGTACTGCAACGATTGCCGCGCGGCAGTCTGTGACCGCTGCGTGTCACTGGACCACCGACGGTGCGAGCACGTGGTGGAGCTGGCGGAGGCGGCGCGGCGATCGCAGCAAGCCGcaaggcagcagcagcagacggTGACCTGGTTGCTGCGGCAGCTGGAGGCTCGGAAGCGGCGCTGCATGATGGGACGGCGTGACCTGGAACGCATCGAGCGCGACATCGAGGCCCGATTGGAGAAGGAGGGACAGGAAGTCTTGCGCAAGGTGGCCGAGgccgtgcgcatgcgcaaagagGCGCTGAAGCGAGAAGCCCGGGAAAACTGCAAGGCTGGCGCCAACGTCATCAACACTTGCCTACACGAGTGTGACGAGGTGGCCAACACCCTCCGGGCCTTGGACAGGGTGCTGTGTGGCAGACTCGCCGCTGACCCCCTCCACCTCGTGGGCGGACAGCCAGGGGAGGAGCACATCAACGGCAGTCTGCAACAACTGGAACAAGCTGTGCAGCGGCTGGAGACGCCGTGTCACTTCACGGTCAAGCTCGTCATAGACGACACGGCAATGACCCCCATCTTGGCCAGCCTGACGCTAGGGAAGATCACCAACAATGTAAAAGAGGATGGACCAGAGGAAAGCACGTCCTCTACATTACCGGTGAAATCTCAAAGAGTATCTTCTGCTGTCTCGCTACCTGCTTCTGGTACCTTGTGCAGTGCTTCCTCATCCTCTACACACCCTAGTCGACCAGCCAGTCAGCCCAGTTCGCGCTCTTTTTCTCAGCGTGGCCGCGTGGTGTCCGACTCCAAGCTACCGGCTCTCGATCGGCGGGCCTTGAACCCCTGTTCAGAAGACGAACTGTCGAGGCCCCCACCTCTTCCAGCAAGAAGACACAGCTTTACCAAGACGCCGGTGGATTCCAGCGACCTCACTCAGCCTCATCTTCGGGAGCCGAGAAGAAGAAAGTCGCAGTCTTGA
- the LOC112556661 gene encoding DNA polymerase subunit gamma-2, mitochondrial-like isoform X3, with protein MALRACPLGVWDAVVSHQVNTFCLESSPLMIKTNPQNTSSSTESSVRLVSLDSSSNPVDCALRASLSKECLEAYLSSLQMTSGQLPLSLASTGQCFNLKTEDKSSDNNSKLLNNGLCETHLLSQHYLPPVNVAQAVEFWTRKRLSWWKKFSTNPSKICSSTSSVTNGNKTSISRTIIGYSFPWGIEPLETIDNHGNSPLLDLESKSGPSPQVRHDKAVFHAHLLECQTSVESCMAAFLTDSYREKTVKATSSEKKQDIKKVLQLHPLLCPYHVALSVTGSKKKEVFILSQHVAKELREGNLSVLHLPRNSDSMESQYRRNDELGVPYTVVLSDQTLESGVIIIRSRDTSLKQQHHIKDLQSILLTNLHPTELVK; from the exons gcactaagagcatgccccttaggagt GTGGGATGCTGTAGTTAGCCACCAggtaaacacattttgtttggaAAGTTCACCCCTGATGATTAAAACTAATCCACAGAATACCAGTTCAAGCACTGAGTCTTCAGTAAGACTTGTCTCATTAGACTCAAG TTCTAATCCTGTGGATTGCGCACTGAGAGCATCTCTTTCTAAAG AATGTCTTGAAGCCTACCTATCATCACTACAAATGACCAGCGGACAGTTGCCTCTATCACTGGCCAGTACAGGCCAATGCTTTAACCTTAAGACTGAGGACAAGAGTTCGGACAATAACTCTAAGCTTTTAAACAA TGGGTTATGTGAAACTCACCTTCTATCCCAGCATTATTTACCACCAGTAAATGTGGCTCAGGCAGTAGAATTCTGGACAAGAAAACGCCTTAGTTGGTGGAAAAAA ttttcaacaaacccttCCAAAATATGCAGTTCCACATCATCAGTTACAAATGGCAATAAAACTAGCATCAGTAGAACCATTATTGGCTACAGCTTCCCATGGGGAATTGAACCACTTGAGACAATTGACAACCATGGCAACAGTCCTCTTCTTGATTTGGAATCAAAATCTGGCCCATCCCCTCAG GTCAGACACGACAAGGCAGTTTTCCACGCTCACCTCCTCGAATGCCAGACCAGTGTGGAGAGCTGCATGGCAGCATTTTTGACAGACAGCTACAGGGAGAAAACGGTTAAGGCCACCTCTTCAGAGAAAAAACAAGATATCAAGAAG GTCCTTCAGTTGCACCCACTGTTATGCCCTTACCACGTGGCCTTGTCTGTGACcggatcaaagaaaaaagaggtaTTCATTTTGTCCCAACATGTGGCAAAGGAACTAAGAGAGGGTAACCTTTCAGTCTTGCATCTGCCAAGAAATTCAGATTCCATGGAGTCTCAATACAGGAG gaATGATGAGCTAGGTGTTCCTTACACAGTGGTATTGAGTGACCAGACACTGGAGAGTGGTGTGATTATCATACGGAGCAGAGATACCAGTCTCAAG caaCAACACCACATTAAAGATCTTCAATCAATACTTCTGACTAATCTCCATCCCACAGAGCTTGTGAAGTAG
- the LOC112556726 gene encoding ER lumen protein-retaining receptor 2 — protein MNIFRLIGDMSHLLAIILLLLKMWKTRSCAGISGKSQVLFALVFLTRYLDLFTTFISPYNTIMKMFFIASSLFTVYLMFVKFKATYDANHDTFRIEFLVVPVGGLAFLVNHEFSPLEILWTFSIYLESVAILPQLFMVSKTGEAETITSHYLFALGSYRALYILNWVYRYYFEGFFDLIAVVAGCVQTILYCDFFYLYITKVLKGKKLSLPA, from the exons ATGAATATTTTCAGGCTTATTGGGGACATGTCCCATCTTTtggcaataattttattgttgctgAAGATGTGGAAAACCAGATCTTGTGCAG GCATCTCTGGCAAGTCACAAGTTCTGTTTGCCCTAGTATTCCTGACACGCTACTTGGATCTGTTTACTACATTTATTTCTCCCTACAACACCATCATGAAGATGTTCTTTATTGCTTCTTCGCTCTTCACTGTGTACCTTATGTTTGTGAAATTTAAGGCCACTTATGATGCCAACCATGACACTTTCCGCATAGAGTTTCTGGTGGTGCCTGTTGGAGGTCTTGCATTTCTTGTCAACCATGAGTTTAGTCCATTGGAG ATTTTGTGGACATTTTCCATCTACCTGGAATCAGTTGCCATTCTGCCCCAGCTGTTCATGGTCAGCAAAACAGGTGAAGCAGAGACCATCACCTCTCACTACCTGTTTGCCCTTGGCTCCTACCGCGCTTTGTACATTCTCAACTGGGTCTACCGTTACTACTTTGAGGGCTTTTTCGACTTGATAGCTGTGGTGGCAGGATGCGTTCAAACAATTCTCTACTGTGACTTTTTCTACCTCTACATCACAAAGG TCTTGAAAGGCAAAAAACTGAGCTTACCAGCCTAA
- the LOC112556661 gene encoding DNA polymerase subunit gamma-2, mitochondrial-like isoform X5 translates to MNTSSSTESSVRLVSLDSSSNPVDCALRASLSKECLEAYLSSLQMTSGQLPLSLASTGQCFNLKTEDKSSDNNSKLLNNGLCETHLLSQHYLPPVNVAQAVEFWTRKRLSWWKKFSTNPSKICSSTSSVTNGNKTSISRTIIGYSFPWGIEPLETIDNHGNSPLLDLESKSGPSPQVRHDKAVFHAHLLECQTSVESCMAAFLTDSYREKTVKATSSEKKQDIKKVLQLHPLLCPYHVALSVTGSKKKEVFILSQHVAKELREGNLSVLHLPRNSDSMESQYRRNDELGVPYTVVLSDQTLESGVIIIRSRDTSLKQQHHIKDLQSILLTNLHPTELVK, encoded by the exons AATACCAGTTCAAGCACTGAGTCTTCAGTAAGACTTGTCTCATTAGACTCAAG TTCTAATCCTGTGGATTGCGCACTGAGAGCATCTCTTTCTAAAG AATGTCTTGAAGCCTACCTATCATCACTACAAATGACCAGCGGACAGTTGCCTCTATCACTGGCCAGTACAGGCCAATGCTTTAACCTTAAGACTGAGGACAAGAGTTCGGACAATAACTCTAAGCTTTTAAACAA TGGGTTATGTGAAACTCACCTTCTATCCCAGCATTATTTACCACCAGTAAATGTGGCTCAGGCAGTAGAATTCTGGACAAGAAAACGCCTTAGTTGGTGGAAAAAA ttttcaacaaacccttCCAAAATATGCAGTTCCACATCATCAGTTACAAATGGCAATAAAACTAGCATCAGTAGAACCATTATTGGCTACAGCTTCCCATGGGGAATTGAACCACTTGAGACAATTGACAACCATGGCAACAGTCCTCTTCTTGATTTGGAATCAAAATCTGGCCCATCCCCTCAG GTCAGACACGACAAGGCAGTTTTCCACGCTCACCTCCTCGAATGCCAGACCAGTGTGGAGAGCTGCATGGCAGCATTTTTGACAGACAGCTACAGGGAGAAAACGGTTAAGGCCACCTCTTCAGAGAAAAAACAAGATATCAAGAAG GTCCTTCAGTTGCACCCACTGTTATGCCCTTACCACGTGGCCTTGTCTGTGACcggatcaaagaaaaaagaggtaTTCATTTTGTCCCAACATGTGGCAAAGGAACTAAGAGAGGGTAACCTTTCAGTCTTGCATCTGCCAAGAAATTCAGATTCCATGGAGTCTCAATACAGGAG gaATGATGAGCTAGGTGTTCCTTACACAGTGGTATTGAGTGACCAGACACTGGAGAGTGGTGTGATTATCATACGGAGCAGAGATACCAGTCTCAAG caaCAACACCACATTAAAGATCTTCAATCAATACTTCTGACTAATCTCCATCCCACAGAGCTTGTGAAGTAG
- the LOC112556715 gene encoding uncharacterized protein LOC112556715 isoform X2, producing the protein MVGIVEQLTSHSLKNTFSVKLGQVTHHSYCSRVQSLNKIVCYRQELDEEERTRACSRNVEIDGLAVDMDAAFTVSPSKCFSMQDFIKADSTNGLLHCYFCQDTFEKVYDPYTDCQTNVSNVPVDTCLDTNKFCMTQRTTVKGITVSISRSCTDECYYGCMFYDFGVTQFICTSCCNYSLCNTDAGTRGSHHIISPPILVVTVAVGLWTSCIILKEEYLWRLLL; encoded by the exons ATGGTTGGCATTGTTGAACAGTTGACAAgtcacagtttaaaaaacacA TTTTCTGTCAAGCTGGGACAAGTAACACACCACTCTTATTGCAG CAGGGTACAGAGTTTGAACAAGATCGTCTGCTACCGCCAAGAGTTGGATGAGGAAGAAAGGACCAGAGCCTGCAGCAGAAATGTTGAGATTGATGGGTTAGCCGTTGACATGGACGCCGCATTTACTGTGAGCCCTTCAAAGTGTTTCTCGATGCAAG ACTTCATCAAAGCAGACAGCACCAACGGTCTTTTGCATTGTTACTTTTGCCAAGACACTTTCGAGAAAGTCTACGATCCCTACACGGACTGCCAGACTAACGTCTCCAATGTGCCAGTGGACACCTGTCTCGACACCAATAAGTTTTGCATG ACTCAACGGACAACAGTGAAGGGCATCACCGTCAGTATTTCCCGCTCCTGCACAGATGAGTGTTACTACGGTTGTATGTTCTACGACTTTGGCGTCACACAGTTTATCTGCACGTCCTGTTGCAACTACTCGCTCTGCAATACCGACGCTGGTACAAGGGGATCACATCACATCATTAGCCCACCGATCTTAGTGGTCACCGTAGCTGTTGGCCTGTGGACCAGTTGCATCATACTGAAGGAAGAGTATTTGTGGAGGTTacttttgtga